TTTTCCACCACGTTTTCAACAAAGTTATCAACAGAAGCTGTGGATTGTTCCGGAAAGCCGCGTCCCTGCAAGCTTAATCGCGGCTGAACGAAAGCCACTCGAAGAGACGGCGTCCAGGCGCCATGGACGCTCACCTGCCATTCAACCCGAGAGCGCTAACTGGCGGCTCAACAAGGCCCGTAGCGAGGCCGGCTTTACCGGTTTGGGCAGGAAGTCCAGGCGGGCCTCGCGCACCTTGGCCAGGCATTCTGGACGACCGTCCGCACTGATGACGATGCCCGGAATTTCCCGCCCCAGGCGCTGACGAATCCATTCGGCGACATCCGGACCGGTGTCCGCGTCGCTGAGGTGGTAGTCGACGATGAGCAGCCGCGGCGCCACGCCCTGCTCGAGCAGGGCGGCGCATTCCTCGCGACTGCGAGCGGTCCAGACCTGGCAGCCCCAGCGCCGCAGCAGGCTGCTCAGACCCAGCAGGATGCTGTCTTCGTTGTCGATGCACAGCACGGGATCGCCCGGTAGCGGCTGGTTGGCTTCGCTGGCCGCAGCGGCCTGGATGGCCAAGGGCGGGGCCAGGGGCACCTTGACGCTGAAGACGCTGCCGTGACCCGGCCAGGAGCGTACCGACAACTCGTGACCCAGCACCCGGCAAAGACGGTCGGCGATGGCCAGACCCAGCCCCAGGCCCTTTTCTGCGCGGGTCTGGTGGCTGTCCAGGCGCTTGAATTCCTCGAAGATCAGCTCGAGCTTGTCCGGCGGGATGCCGGGTCCGCGGTCCCAGACCTCCAGGCTCACGCTCTGAGCCTGGCGCCGCACGCCGAGCAGCACGCGACCGTCGGCGTATCTCAGGGCGTTGGTGAGGAAATTCTGCAGCACCCGGCGCAGCAGCTTGCTGTCGCTGTTGACGACCAGCCGGCTGTTGCGAATGCGCAGGGACGTGCCCTGGTCTTGCGCCAGGGCCTTGAATTCGACGCCCAGGGCGTCGAACAGCGTCGTCAGGGGGAAAGGTGCCGGGGCGGCGAGGATACGGCCGTTCTCCAGCCGCGAAATGTCCAGCAGGTCGGCGATGAGGTCTTCGCTTGATCTCAGGGCGCTGTCCATGTTGCGCACCAGTTCCTGGGCTTCCTGAGCCAGGCCGTCCTGGTGGGCGAGGGCGGCGGTGAACAGCCGGGCGGCACTGAGCGGCTGCATGAGGTCATGGCTGACCGCGGTGAGGAAGCGGCTCTTGGACTGGTTGGCCGCCTCGGCGTGGGCCTTGGCTTCCACCAGCGCCTGGTTGAGCTGGGACAATTCGCGAGTCCGCTCCTCCACGCGCTGCTCCAGCCTTTCGTTGGCTTCGCGCAGGGCACGTTCGGCATCGCGGAAAGCGGTGATGTCGGTGAAGCTCATGACGAAGCCACGCCCCGGCATGGGGCTGCCGATCAACTCGATCACCCGGCCGTTGGGAAAGGTGCGCTCCGAGGTGTGGGGGATGCCCTGGCGCATCCGCTCCACCCGGCGCGCCACGTGCTCGTCGGGATCACCCGGGCCGCAGAGGCCGCGCAGGGCGTTGTAGCGGATGATCTCGGCGATGGGGCGGCCCACCTGGATCATGCCGTCGGGATAGTCGAACAACTCCAGGTAGCGCTGGTTCCAGGCCACCAGGCGCAACGATTGGTCGACCACGCTGATGCCCTGGGAGATGTTCTCGATGGCGCCCTGCAAGAGCGCCCGGTTGAATTCGAGCACCTCCGAGGCTTCGTCGGCGATGCGTACCACGTCGTCGACCTGCATGTCGCGCCCTTCGATGGCTGCCTTGACCACGGCCCGCGCCGAGGAGGCACCGATGACGCCGGCGAGCAGGCGCTCAGTCTGGGCGATCCATTCGCTGTTGGCATTGCTGCCGGGGCGGTAGGTCAGGCCGCTCTGTTCGGCGAAGCGACTGAAGCTCAGACGCGCACGCTCGTCACCGACGAAACGGGCGGCGAGCAGGCGCAGGTCCTCCAGCTTCACCGCCAGCAGCGCGCGGTTGCGCGGTCGGGGCAGGGCGTACTGGGCGATGAAGCGACCGGCCTGCCAGTATTCCGCGACCCGGGTGCGCGATAGCAGGGACACCAGGGCGAACAACAGGAAATTGCCGGCCAGGGGGACCAGAGCGCCGACCGCGGTGGGTTGCAGCATACGGTCGCTGCTGGGTTGTTCGAACCAGGCGAGGCCCGGGAAGGCGTCCAGCGGCCATTGCAGGCTGACGGCGACCACTGGCAGCACCATGAGATAGCCCCACAGCAGCGCCCCGGTGGTGAGGCCGGCGAAGACGCCGCGGCGGTTGGCGGCTTTCCAGAACAACGCCCCGACCATGGCCGGGCCGAGTTGGGCGATGGCGGCGAAGGCGATCTGGCCGATGGTGGCGAGACTGGCGCTGGAGCCGAGCAGGCGATAGCTGCAATAGGCCAGGGCCAGGATCACCACGATGCTGACGCGGCGCACCGTGAGCATCCAGTGGCTGAACACCTCGTGGCCGCTCTCCACCTGGCCGCGCCGCTTGAGCAGCCAGGGCAACACGATGTCGTTGGAGACCATGGTCGACAGGGCCACGCAGGCGACGATCACCATGCCGGTGGCGGCGGAGGCGCCGCCCAAGAAGGCCAGCAGCGCGAGCCAAGGCCGGTGCTGGTCCAGCGGCAGGCTGATGACGAAGGAGTCGGGCAGCACACCACCTGGCAGATGCAGCTGGCCCGCCAGGGCGATGGGAATGACGAACAGGGCCGCCAGCGCCAGATAGAGGGGGAAGACCCAGCGCGCCAGGTTGATGTCGTGGGTATGGGTGTTTTCCACCACGGTGACGTGGAACTGGCGGGGCAGGCACATCACGGCGATGAAGGCGATCCCGGTCTGGATCAGCAGGCCGGGCCAGTCCAGCGTCTCGCGCCAGTATTCCTGCAACTGGGGCGCCTGTTGCGAGCGACTGAGCAGATCGGCGAAACCATTGTGGAGATCGTAGGTGACCCAGAGACCCACGGCGAGAAAGGCGGCGAGTTTGACCAGGGATTCGAAGGCGATGGCCAGCATCATGCCGCGATGATGCTCGGTGACGTCGAGGTTGCGGGTGCCGAACAGGATGGCGAACAGCGCCAGTATGAGGGAGACGAAGAGGGCGGTGTCCTGGGCGCGAGTACCCTGGGTTTCGGCATTGATGCCGGTCAGCAGGTTGACGCCGATGACGATGCCCTTGAGTTGCAGGGCGAGGTAGGGCAGGACGCCGACCAAGCAGATCAGGGCGACCACGACGGCCAGGGTCTGCGACTTGCCGTAGCGCGCCGCGATGAAGTCGGCGATGGAGGTGATGTTTTCCTGCTTGCTGATCAAGACCATCTTCTTGACCAGTTGCGGCGCCAGCAGCAGGAAGAGGATGGGGCCCAGGTAGATGGGCAGGAACGACCAGAGCTGGTCGGCGGCCTGGCCGACCGCGCCGAAGAAGGTCCAACTGGTGCAGTACACGGCCAGCGACAGGCTGTAGACCCAGGCGCGCAGGCGTGGCTTGAGCGGCGGGCGGCGGTCGCCATAGAAGGCGATGGCGAACAGCAGGGCCAGGTAGCCGAAGGTAACGCTGATGATGAGTCCGCTGGGCAGGGACATGATGACTCCCGACGTTCCAGGCGCCCGTCGCGCCGGGGCGAAGTGTCGCACCTCGGCATGCCGGACGTCAGGTGTCGTACTGTGGACGCCGCCACGGGTTGAGCCACGCCGCCAGCCCTGTTAGGTTGGCGGGCTGATTCGAGTGAGAGAGAGTGCCATGTTTCAAGCGCAGCCCATTTCCCTGCAACGTGGTGCGCTGCGCCTGGACCCCCTGGCGGAAGGCGACGTCCTGGAGCTGGTCGGCTTGGCCGAGCGCAACCGCGAGGCGTTGCACTACCTGAGCGGTCCGTTGCGACCGGACTGGTATCGTCAGGCCTTGGCCGAGCAGCGCGAAGGACGGGCGCTGCCCTTCGCCGTGCGCATAGCGGATCGCCTGGTCGGCACCACCCGCTTCGCTGACTTCTTGCCGGCGCTGCCCGCGGCCGAGATCGGCTGGACCTGGCTCGACGGCGAACAGCATGGCAGCGGTCTGAATGGCACCATCAAGTACCTGATGCTCAGGCATGCTTTCGAGCACTGGCAACTGGTGCGGGTCCAGCTCAAGACCGCGGCGACCAATCTGAGATCGCAAGGCGCCATCGAGAAGCTCGGCGCGGTGCGCGAAGGCCTACTGCGCAATCACCGACGCCTGGCGGACGGGCGCCTGGACGATACCGTGATGTACAGCATCACCGACCGCGAATGGCCTGAGGTGAAGGCGCGATTGGAGGCGTCCTTCAGCTGATCCGGTAGCTGTTCCTGCCGTTCGTCGGCGGACGAACAGCAGGGAAAATTCTGGGTGGGTCTACGTCGCTACTTTGGCGCCGGTATTCCAACCGCCCCCTTTTTGCGATCAACAGTTTTGCGCAGGACGGTCGACATGCTTGCCAACTGGCAAGAGTTCGCCTGCATTTACCTGCGGATCGCTGTATGTCTTCAACCTCGCCCTCTTCTGCGCTACGCACGCTCAAGGTCGTCTGGCCCTTCGTCATCCTCCTGTCATGCCAGGCGCTGGTGGCCATCGTCAGCCTGCAACTGCTGTCGACCGTAAGAGCCTATGTCACCGCGGAAAGCCTGTGGAGCAAAAGCCTGGGAAATGCCCTGCTGTCGCTGGGTGCCTATCTGGACGAAGGGCGGGCCGAGTCTTATCAGGAATACCTCGCCTCGATCAGCGTCAACGAGCTCGACCGCCGGGCGCGCGAGGAGCTGGACGGGGGCGGCAGCCGAGCCGAGGCCGCGCGACTGCTGCGGTTGGCGGGCAACAGCCCTGACGATATCGATGGCCTCATCAGACTCTTTCTGCTGGCTCGTCACAGCGAGCCGTTTAAGGGCGTGATCACGCGTTGGCAGATCACCGATCCCTACATGGATGAGTTTCAGACGCTGGCGCGTACCAGCTTTTTCCTGATCAAACAGCAGGGGCCGGGACCGGCGCTGGTGCCCTTGAAACGGCAGCTGCTGGATTTGCACGACCGGATGATGCCGGAGACGGTGGCCTTCTCGGAGCGGCTTGGCCAGGCCTCCCGGCAATTGGTCAGGGTGTTGCTCATCGCCAATATGCTGGTCGGAGCGCTGCTGGTGCTCTTGGCCGTCTGGCGCATGCACGGTCTGGTGCAGCAACGCTGGCGCTCCGAGCGGGCATTGCAGGCCGAGAAGGAGCGGGTGCAGGTCATCCTCGCCTCCATCGGGGATGCCGTGCTCGCCCTGAACGCCGAGGGGCGCCTGCTCTACCACAATCCAGCCGCGGAGCGGTTGCTCGAGCGATCAGGGCTTGCCGCCGGTACGCCCGTCACCCAGCTCTTCGACATCCAGTCCGAGGATCTGCCGGGGTCAGCCAAGCCCCTGGCCGAGCGGCTGCTGAGCGAAGACTGGCTCGCCAGCAATGAATCCCTGGGTCATCAACTGGTGCGTGCGGACGGCGCCTGCATTCCCGTGGCCCTGACCGTGACGGCGCTGCCCAGGGGCGAGTCGGGAACTGGCGTGGTGCTGGTGATGCACGACCAGACCCGCGAGCGCGCCTTCCTGCGCGATCTCGCCTGGCAGGCCAGCCACGATGCCCTGACTGGCCTGCTCAACCGCCGCGAATTCGAAACCCGCCTGGAGCGCCTGCTGGCCCGGGAAGGGCTGGCGCAGGCGTCGCTGCTATTCATCGATCTGGATCAGTTCAAGATCGTCAACGACACCTCCGGGCACTGCCATGGCGACCGTCTGTTGCGCCAGCTGTGCGAGCTACTGGCCAGCCAACTGGACGAGGACGACTGCCTGGCGCGGCTGGGCGGCGACGAGTTCGGGGTGCTGCTCGAAAGGCGCACGCCAGACGCGGTCGAGGCGCTGGCGGAGCGGCTGCGTCTGTGCGTCTGCGCGTTGCAATTCGAAGCGGCGGGCCAGGGCTTTCGGGTCGGCCTGAGTATCGGCGTGGTCCACCTTGGTGGCCAGGCGCTGACGCCCGAGGAGGCCCTGCGCCTGGCGGATCTGGCCTGCTATGCGGCCAAGGACAAGGGCCGCAATCGCGTTCAGGTATTCGCGCCGGGTGATATGGAGCTGGACCGGCGCCATGACGAGATGACCTGGGTGCAACGCTTGCATCGGGCGCTGGGCGAGGACAGGTTCCGGCTGTACCTCCAGCCGATCCTCGGCTTGGGTAGCCGGACCGCGGCGGATCGCCATGTGGAGGTGCTGATGCGATTGGAGGAGGAGGGCAAGCTGATCGCCCCAGGTGCCTTCATTCCCGCCGCCGAGCGTTACGGCCTGATGGCAGATCTGGATCGCTGGGTGATCGCGGCGGCCCTGGCGCGCTTCGCCGAAATACCGGGTGGGCTGCTCGATACCCTGGCCATCAACCTCTCGGGTCACTCGCTCGGCGAGGCGGGCCTGACGGTGTTCGTCAAGGAGCAACTGCAGCGCTGGCGGATCGCGCCGGCGCGTATCTGTTTCGAGATCACCGAAACCAGCGCCGTGGCCAACCTGGATGCGGCGCGGCAGTTCATGGAAGAGTTGCGTGGCCTGGGGGTACGGTTTTCCCTGGACGACTTCGGTGCCGGCATGTCGTCCTTCACCTACCTCAAGCACCTGCCGGTGGACTACCTGAAGATCGACGGCAGCTTCGTCCGTCACCTGCTTGAAGATCCGGTGGACAGTGCCATGGTGGAGGCGATCAACCGGCTGGGGCATCTCACCGGCAAGAAGACCATCGCCGAATTCGCCGAGAACGAGGCAGTGGTGGCCGCCCTGGGGGCGCTGGGGGTCGACTATGCCCAGGGCTACGGCATCGCCCGGCCGCAGCCCTTTACCGCAGAAACCTGCCGGGCCTGGAGCCGGCAGGTGTGGCGCGCGGGATCAGGGACGGGGCTCGCCGTCCTTGAAGCGCCGGAAGACGGTCGCCAGTAGCGCACCGGAGATGTTGTGCCAGACGCTGAACAGGGCGCTGTGCCCGCTGTACTTAACTTTAATTCCTGATTCATAGGCTGCGCGCTTTGGCCAATGCGTAGCGCGGCGGGGATTTTGTAGTGGCTAGTGTTTAGATGTTATTGAGCATATCAGTACATTGTTTTGGTGAAAATTAGCCTAAAGAAGCATAGGTCAATCGGGTTCTATCAATTGCGAAAATAAACGAATAAACCATAAGCTAGTCCAATAATAAAGACGGCTACGGATAGAGTGTTTATGTAATTCAAGCGCCTGCGGGCCTTATCTATGAGGTTCAGAAGCTCTTCTTTTGCAGCTTCGGCTGATACTCTGACATCTTGTTCATTTTTTATAATCTCATAGCGATTCAGTGATCTTTTGATTTGTGAGCTCAACGCATTATAGGCTTCGCATTGGATATTGTTTGCTACAATAGTTAAGAACGATACGCTTAGTAATCCGAAACAGATCAGGATCATGGATAAGAGGTCTGCACTTTTTAAAAGTGCAGCAATTGCTATTAGTGCGCCTGGAATGGCAAAAGCTTTTCCTTGGCTAGAAGAAACCGAGTCATTTATTTTTGCTATATAGTCTGTGGATTTTTCTTCTATTTCAGCAAGTAATTTGTTTACTGAAAATTTGTGAAGATAAACATCGTAATTTTCTTGATACTTTTTCTTTAGTTTAACAGTTTGCGTTATTAGCCATTTAGCCGTTGATTCAGAGTGCTCTTCCTCCAAGATTTCTGCTAGTGAGGTTCTCAGAGTGTCTTTGCGTTCTGACTGGTGAGCATCATCCAGGCTTATCAAGCCATTGAGTTTTTCTAGTGCCCTATGATGTTCAAGGCTGATATCTGTTTTCTGAATAACTTCATATGTTATATCTCTAGGGTTTATTTCATATTTTTTTGCACCTTTTTCAGTTCCTATGAATAGTATTATTCGAGGATTCTGAGCTTCACCTCCATGGTCCTTCAGTGAGTTTATAAACTTTAGCCAATCAACATAAAATTCAAATTTCTTCAGAATTTTATTGGAAGAGCCCCCGCTGTAATGATTTCCCTCCATTACAAAATAGTTTTCTGGGATTCGCTGCTTTTTCTGGATGTCGGCCCACAGCTCAGAAAGATTTCGGTAAAAAGGTGGGTTTCCGGTCCAAGAGTCGGCAGATAGGTCAATCGAAAATCCTACAAGCGCCGCGGTGCTGTGGATAAGATTCATATCCCCACTAAAGCCGAGGCGCCTAAAGCCTTCCTCAAGAGCATCCTTGGACGTCGAGCTACAGGTGATAGCTAAAAAGCCTGCATCCCATTCAAGTTTAGAGCTTTTCAGAATTTCAGCTATCGTCAGTATCTGATTCATCTGGATTGCCTATCGTAGCGCGAATTAGCTCCCTGTCGTCATCCGTTAAAGGAATCATCAGATAGGCTAGATCGGTATCAACAATAACTGGCTTTTCTGAGCCTTCATAACCAATCGAGCTGGCTTTCACGGATAGCGCGTAGTTTCGCTTATCGTCATTTATTTTTAGTGAGATGCTTGACTCAAGAGCGGTTCTAGTGGCTTCGAATACCGCGTTTATTTGATATCCGTGAGTATTGGAGAACTCAGAGAAACTTCCTGTTGATGCATGTCCGGGTGGAAGCTCTTTGTCAATAACATGTTGTATGTCGCTTATGGGGACCTGTTTTCCAATATTATCCCTAATATGCTCGGCTACCTTTTCTTTTATTTTCTCGGTTACAGCTCTGTTTAAGTTGTGCGCAAGTGAAAATGCGGCAATAGCTAAGAAAATATTTGAAACGCTTTGCTTGTTTGAGATAGAGCTATCGCAGCCTAGAGCCTCTTTGAAGAAGTCTGATTTGGATTTTCCTTCAATGAAGTGGAGGTAGGTTTCGCCATCTTTATTAGGGTATATCGTTTGGAAAAGCGTCAAGTCGAACATTGCCGCTTGTCTTAAAGCATCTGTATCAACTGGGTTCAGCTTTCTCGGTTCCAGCTTTTCGTCAAATTCAAAAGCGCCTTTTAAGTCAACCATCACTATAAGGAGTCGTCCAGAATCATCTTCGTCGTCTTTGGTTTTATAGTGTATAAAGACTAAGTTTCCGCCTCGAAGAGATTTTCTACTTTGCTCATTAGCTGATTGCGTGATTTGAATAATTTGCGATTTCGCAAGCTCGACGAATTCTATTGTGCCAGCTAGGTAATTTTGAATAGGGCTGACATTCGACGGTAGGCCTGAAAAGTAGCTATGAAACTTGTTTTTTCTATCGAATTTTCTCTCGATCTGGTCAATGAAATCAGTAGCGGCTTTGTTTCCCAGATTCCAAGAATTGCCGATTTTGTACTTAAATGGATTGCCTGTCAGTGTGGTATCACGTTCCAGCGAGCCCGTTATCGCTGCAACAGCGACAAATTTTCCAGACGTCGCTAATGACTCGTCTAACTCTTCATCCAATTCAAGCTCATCGCTTGGATTTTCGTTGACAGCTGAGTCATTCATTCGGTTTACCTCTACGCCATTGGTGATCGTCTGTAATGAAAAAGACGTGGAAGCATGGAGGGTCAACGTCCATGCCGACGCACCAGTATAGGACGCTTGGCTTGGCACTGCCGTGTTTTCGTGACCCACGTCCCATTGCGGCTCAGATCGGCTAGATACGCATGGGGTAGTGTACATGCATACAGTAATGATTCAAGGGCCCCTGTCTAAACAAAGAGGTGGGTTAGTCCCCGCGTGGCGGTTCTATCAGCTATAAAGCCATGATATGAAGCTTTAGCCAGCGAGGCGGTTGCCGCCTGCTATTCAACCCGGTACTGACGCGGTAACCGAGCAAGCGTTGAGTGATTGGGCAAGGGCAAATGGGGGGGCGACTATGCCCAAGCCTACGGCATCGCCCGGCCGCAGCCCTTCACTGAGGACACCTGCCAGGCGCTAGTCCGGCAGGTGTGGCACGAGGCTTCAGGGGCGCGCGTCGTCGTTCTTGAAGCGGCGGAAGAGGGTGGCGAGTAGCGCGCCCGAAATGTTGTGCCAGACGCTGAACAGGGCGCTGGGCACCGCCGCCAGCGGCG
The window above is part of the Pseudomonas oryzihabitans genome. Proteins encoded here:
- a CDS encoding nucleoid-associated protein gives rise to the protein MNDSAVNENPSDELELDEELDESLATSGKFVAVAAITGSLERDTTLTGNPFKYKIGNSWNLGNKAATDFIDQIERKFDRKNKFHSYFSGLPSNVSPIQNYLAGTIEFVELAKSQIIQITQSANEQSRKSLRGGNLVFIHYKTKDDEDDSGRLLIVMVDLKGAFEFDEKLEPRKLNPVDTDALRQAAMFDLTLFQTIYPNKDGETYLHFIEGKSKSDFFKEALGCDSSISNKQSVSNIFLAIAAFSLAHNLNRAVTEKIKEKVAEHIRDNIGKQVPISDIQHVIDKELPPGHASTGSFSEFSNTHGYQINAVFEATRTALESSISLKINDDKRNYALSVKASSIGYEGSEKPVIVDTDLAYLMIPLTDDDRELIRATIGNPDESDTDDS
- a CDS encoding GNAT family N-acetyltransferase, with the translated sequence MFQAQPISLQRGALRLDPLAEGDVLELVGLAERNREALHYLSGPLRPDWYRQALAEQREGRALPFAVRIADRLVGTTRFADFLPALPAAEIGWTWLDGEQHGSGLNGTIKYLMLRHAFEHWQLVRVQLKTAATNLRSQGAIEKLGAVREGLLRNHRRLADGRLDDTVMYSITDREWPEVKARLEASFS
- a CDS encoding hybrid sensor histidine kinase/response regulator; protein product: MSLPSGLIISVTFGYLALLFAIAFYGDRRPPLKPRLRAWVYSLSLAVYCTSWTFFGAVGQAADQLWSFLPIYLGPILFLLLAPQLVKKMVLISKQENITSIADFIAARYGKSQTLAVVVALICLVGVLPYLALQLKGIVIGVNLLTGINAETQGTRAQDTALFVSLILALFAILFGTRNLDVTEHHRGMMLAIAFESLVKLAAFLAVGLWVTYDLHNGFADLLSRSQQAPQLQEYWRETLDWPGLLIQTGIAFIAVMCLPRQFHVTVVENTHTHDINLARWVFPLYLALAALFVIPIALAGQLHLPGGVLPDSFVISLPLDQHRPWLALLAFLGGASAATGMVIVACVALSTMVSNDIVLPWLLKRRGQVESGHEVFSHWMLTVRRVSIVVILALAYCSYRLLGSSASLATIGQIAFAAIAQLGPAMVGALFWKAANRRGVFAGLTTGALLWGYLMVLPVVAVSLQWPLDAFPGLAWFEQPSSDRMLQPTAVGALVPLAGNFLLFALVSLLSRTRVAEYWQAGRFIAQYALPRPRNRALLAVKLEDLRLLAARFVGDERARLSFSRFAEQSGLTYRPGSNANSEWIAQTERLLAGVIGASSARAVVKAAIEGRDMQVDDVVRIADEASEVLEFNRALLQGAIENISQGISVVDQSLRLVAWNQRYLELFDYPDGMIQVGRPIAEIIRYNALRGLCGPGDPDEHVARRVERMRQGIPHTSERTFPNGRVIELIGSPMPGRGFVMSFTDITAFRDAERALREANERLEQRVEERTRELSQLNQALVEAKAHAEAANQSKSRFLTAVSHDLMQPLSAARLFTAALAHQDGLAQEAQELVRNMDSALRSSEDLIADLLDISRLENGRILAAPAPFPLTTLFDALGVEFKALAQDQGTSLRIRNSRLVVNSDSKLLRRVLQNFLTNALRYADGRVLLGVRRQAQSVSLEVWDRGPGIPPDKLELIFEEFKRLDSHQTRAEKGLGLGLAIADRLCRVLGHELSVRSWPGHGSVFSVKVPLAPPLAIQAAAASEANQPLPGDPVLCIDNEDSILLGLSSLLRRWGCQVWTARSREECAALLEQGVAPRLLIVDYHLSDADTGPDVAEWIRQRLGREIPGIVISADGRPECLAKVREARLDFLPKPVKPASLRALLSRQLALSG